The genomic segment TGCTGAACGGACAGAAGCGCTGGCTTGTCGGTCTGTCCGGCGGCAAGGACAGCTACGGCCTGCTGGCACTGCTGATGGACCTCAAGTGGCGCGGCCTGCTGCCGGTTGACCTGATCGCCTGTAATCTCGATCAGGGCCAGCCGAACTTTCCCAAGCACATTCTGCCGGAATATCTGACCCGGATCGGCATGCCGCACCGCATCGAATATCGCGACACCTATTCGATCGTGAAGGAAAAGGTCCCCGCTGGCGGTACCTATTGCTCGCTCTGTTCGCGATTGCGCCGTGGCAATCTCTACCGCATCGCCCGTGAAGAAGGCTGCGATGCGCTGGTGCTCGGTCACCACCGCGAGGACATTCTCGAAACCTTCTTCATGAACCTCTTCCACGGCGGACGCCTGGCCGCGATGCCAGCCAAGCTGATGAATGACGAAGGCGACCTGATGGTGCTGCGCCCCTTGGCCTATTGCGCCGAGGAGGACATGTCGAAGTTCGCGACCGCGATGGATTTCCCGATCATTCCCTGCGATCTCTGCGGTTCGCAGGACGGCCTTCAGCGCAACGCCATGAAAGACATGCTGGCCGACATGGAGCGGAAAATGCCGGGCCGCAAGGATGTGATGTTGCGCGCCATGGCGCACGTCAACCCGTCCCATCTGCTCGATACCAAGCTCTTCGATTTCGCAGGCCTGACTGTCACCGATCCGTCATGCTAGGAGCTTAGAGCGTGGAGGCTTTCTCTCCCATCTTTTAGAAGAACCTTCATGACACTTTCAGATACCGATCTAGATTTCCTGATTTCGACCGTTGCAGATGCTGGCGTCAACGAGATCATGCCCCGCTTTCGCAATCTCAGCGCCTCCGACATTTCCCAGAAGACCTCGGTTGTCGATCTCGTGACCGAGGCCGATATTCTTGCGGAAAAGCGCATCACCGCCGCTTTGCTCTCACGTTTCGCCAAAGCCCACATCGTTGGTGAAGAGGCCTATGACGCTGACCACTCGGTCATTCCGGCGCTGACCAGTGCGGACCTCGCCTTCGTGATCGATCCCATCGACGGCACATTCAACTACGCCTCGGGCTTTCCCGCCTTCGGAACGCTGCTTGCCGTGACTGTCAAAGGCGAGACGGTCGCGGGCATCATTCATGACCCCGTTATGGGTGACACGATTGTCGCCGTCAAAGGGGCAGGGGCAACGCTGAAGCGCAAGAACGGCAGCGAGGCCAAGTTGCGGGTCGCGCAGAGTGTTTCGCTGTCCGAAATGGTCGGCATCTTCTCCTGGGGCCACAGCTTCGAAGAGCGCCGCCCTGTTATCGCGGCCAACATGACGAAGGCCAAGATGGCGCTTTCGCTGAACTGTTCGGCGCATGAATACTGGCTTGTCACCACCGGTAAGCTGCATTTCATTGGCCATGAAAAGCTGATGCCGTGGGACCATCTGGCGGGCGTGCTGGCCCATCAGGAAGCGGGCGGCTACACCGCAAAATTCGATGGCACACCCTACCGCCCCGGTGACCTGACGGGCGGTATTTTATCTGCACCGGATAAGGA from the Agrobacterium vaccinii genome contains:
- a CDS encoding inositol monophosphatase family protein; the encoded protein is MTLSDTDLDFLISTVADAGVNEIMPRFRNLSASDISQKTSVVDLVTEADILAEKRITAALLSRFAKAHIVGEEAYDADHSVIPALTSADLAFVIDPIDGTFNYASGFPAFGTLLAVTVKGETVAGIIHDPVMGDTIVAVKGAGATLKRKNGSEAKLRVAQSVSLSEMVGIFSWGHSFEERRPVIAANMTKAKMALSLNCSAHEYWLVTTGKLHFIGHEKLMPWDHLAGVLAHQEAGGYTAKFDGTPYRPGDLTGGILSAPDKESWKMLRREIVGL
- the ttcA gene encoding tRNA 2-thiocytidine(32) synthetase TtcA; protein product: MTISADIDDMPEGVEPEGQGGAHPLFANAPGSVSFNKLRKRLLRNVRQAFDDFGMLNGQKRWLVGLSGGKDSYGLLALLMDLKWRGLLPVDLIACNLDQGQPNFPKHILPEYLTRIGMPHRIEYRDTYSIVKEKVPAGGTYCSLCSRLRRGNLYRIAREEGCDALVLGHHREDILETFFMNLFHGGRLAAMPAKLMNDEGDLMVLRPLAYCAEEDMSKFATAMDFPIIPCDLCGSQDGLQRNAMKDMLADMERKMPGRKDVMLRAMAHVNPSHLLDTKLFDFAGLTVTDPSC